The nucleotide sequence GCTCTTGCCCGACATATCGGCCATATCCAGCATTTCCTGGGCGCTATGAAATGGGAAAGGAACAGGCGCGCCGGTATCACTGTCCTTACCCGAAGCCAGTTCGGCCTCGGTCAGCACAAAGCCACCGCCAATTGAATAATAGGTCACCTGGGTAATGACATCGCCTTGCGCATCGGTTCCTCGCAGGATCATCCCGTTGGCGTGACCGGGCAGGGCGGGACCATAGTCAAAGATCAGATCATCTTTGGGGTGAAACTTCAGCGTGCCCAGACCTTCTGGTGTGACGTTGTGTTCAGCCGTGATGCGCGCCAGTTCGGCCCCGGCCTTATCCGCATCATAGTCATCCGCGCGCATACCTGCGAGGCCCAGAATAACCGCGCGATCCGTAGCATGGCCCACGCCTGTAAAGGCCAGACTGCCATGCAAAGAAGCCTGCACACCCGCCACCCCAAAGGGCTGGGCGCGCAGATGATCTAGAAATCGGGCGGCGGCGACCATCGGGCCGATGGTGTGGGACGATGACGGGCCAACGCCCACCTTGAACATATCGAAGACGGAGAGAAACATCTTAAAGTGCTGATCCTTCTGGCGGGTGGCATGGTGAGGGGTGGGAAAAGGGTGTCGCACCCAACCCTTCTGCGGCGGCTGCCTTGCGCGCACTGTCGCGCGCCTCAAACCGTTTTGCAAATGCATATAGACGGGGCCAATGGTTCAGATCGAACCACTGATCACCGCCACCATAAAGGGCGGCCCACCGCAGCATTGGTGCCAGATAACAGGCGTGAATGCTTGGATGATCGTCTTCAAGCCAATCCACGGTCTGTGCCGCACACAACAGGTCCATTTGGGATTTGACTCGCGTCGCAGCCATCTTACGCGTTGGACCTGGATCATCGTCAGCATATTGGGTGGGATAGAACATCATCCGCAGGCTGGGATGCAGGGTATTGGCCAGCCAGATCATCCACTGCAGTGCATGCATGCGATCTAAGGTCCCCTGCTTTGGCATCAACCGATCTTGCGTTTCGGCAAGCCACATCAGGATAGCCCCGGTTTCAAACAGCGGGCCATGTGGTGTGTCCAGAACCGGGATCAAGCCATTGGGGTTCAGCGCCAGATAAGCCTCTGATTTATGGGCGGCAACCGACCGATCAACAAGAACCGTATCGTAGGGCAAACTCAGTTCTTCCAACGCCAGCCGCACGCAAAGCGATGCGTTGTCGGGGGCATAGTACAGGCGCAAAGTTTTTTCCATGTGACTTTGGTATCGAACTAAGGTGCGTTGCCGCTCTTCAAATACGACGTTTCACCTATGAAAATGCACGTCCTGAAGTACCGACGGCGCTAACGTCAATTGGGGCCTCGCACCCTGCGGCAATCTTGCCTATAACGCAGCTGTATTGTTTTGAGGAGTGGGTCGGATGTCGCGTGAAATGTCACCTATTGAAAAGGCGAAATTTGTCGCCGCCAAGCAAGCCACCGAATATGTTGAAAGCGGTATGAGAGTGGGGTTGGGCACCGGCTCAACCGCTGAATGGCTGGTGCAATGTCTGGGCGAAATGGTACGCGAAGAGGGGCTTAAGATCAAAGGTGTGCCGACGTCCAAACGTACCGGTCGGCTGGCCGAGAAAGTCGGGATCGAGGTGGTCACGCTGGAAGAGGCAAAGTGGCTCGACCTGACTATCGACGGCACGGATGAATACGACAGCGATCTAACCCTGATCAAAGGTGGCGGCGGCGCGCATCTGCGTGAGAAAGTAGTGGCGACCGCCAGCGATCAGATGATCGTGATTGCCGACGCCAGCAAGAAGGTCGATATGTTGGGGGCTTTCCCTTTGCCCGTCGAAGTCATCCCTTTCGGTCTGCCCGTCACGAAAGGCCTGATCGAAGAGACGCTGACCGGCATGGATGTGCTTGGGCGCGAAGTGACAATGCGCATGAAAGGGGAGGCACCTTTCGTGACTGATGAAGGCAACTTCATCCTGGATCTTCACCTCAAGCGGATTGCCAACCCGCGCCAACTGAGCCTTGTGATCAACCAGATCCCCGGCGTCGTTGAAAACGGGTTGTTCATCGATATCTGCGATGTGGTGATTGTGGGGCACGGTGATGGGCGGGTCACAACGCGCGACATCACCAATAATACGGCCAATGTCGTCCGCTTTGATGTGCTGGATGACGACAATATCTTTTCTGATGTAGCGGATTGATCCCTGACCAATGGAATTCAAACGCACCCAGCGCCAGCACTTCTTTACCATCCTGAATTTTTTGCTGTTGTCATGGCTGTGGTACAGCTTCTTTACGTCAGAAACCTTGACTGAAAAGGTGATTGGGGTCTTGTGCGGGGCTTGGGCCGCCGTGATCGCCTACAACTACTTACGTGCCAGAAATCTTGGTCACATTGATTCTGATGGGCTGACGTTTGAACGCCTGTTCCGCACCGTGTCTTTCAAATGGGATGAACTGCAATGGGCCAGCATGGGTGAAGACCGGCGTGCGTTGGTCTTTGCCTACCGGCATCAAAGTGACGTGAAAGATCGTTACGTCGGTTGCAGTCGCAAGGCTCTGACGCCAGATGCCATTGACGCCATTGTTGCTGCGGTGAACGCTGCGCGCCCCAATCTACCATCAGGCCCACCTGAGGCCGACAAAAACGGAGCCACATCATGACTTTCGACTACGACCTTTTCGTTATTGGTGGCGGCTCTGGCGGCGTGCGCGCTGCGCGTGTCGCGTCGGCCACCGGGGCCAAGGTGGCTTTGGCTGAGGAATACCGGATGGGCGGCACCTGTGTGATCCGCGGTTGTGTGCCCAAAAAGCTGATGGTTTTTGCCTCGGGCTACTCTGAGATGTTTGACGATGCCCGCGCCTATGGCTGGGATGTGCAGGACGGACCATTCGACTGGTCCAAGTTCAGCGGTCAGATGAATGCGGAACTGGACCGCCTCGAAGGGATTTATCGCAAACTGCTGGATGGTTCGAATGTTGAGATTGTCGATGCCCGTGCCAGCGTCAAAGATCCGCACACCGTGGTGTTGTCAAACGGCAAGGAATTCACCGCCAAGCATATTCTGGTCGCAACGGGCGGGCGTCCCGTGATCCCCGACATGCCGGGGGCTGAGTTGGGCATTACCTCAAACGAGATTTTCAAACTGAAGGAATTACCAAAGTCGATCCTGATTGTCGGCGGTGGCTACATCGCATCAGAGTTTGCAGGCATCCTGAATGGGCTTGGCGTCAAAGTGACCCAATTCTATCGCGGCGCGCAAATCCTGCGCGGCTTTGATGATGAAGCCCGTGGTCTGGTCGCCGAAGGAATGCGCGCCAAAGGTGTCGATCTGCACCTGGGAACCAACATCGTTGAAATGCGCGCCGCAACACAAGAAGACCGAAAGGGCGCCACGCATGGTGTGCCTATGGAAGATGGCCGTCCGGTTGACTTGGCAGAAGGGGCAAACGGCAAAGGGATCTGGGTCAAAGCCACCAACGGCACCGAAAAAGTCTATGATCAGGTGATGTTCGCCACAGGGCGGGCGCCAAACACCGATAACATGGGGCTGCAGGCCGCTGGCGTCACCGTCGGCCGTCGGGGTGAGATTGAGGTGGATGAATACAGCCAGACAGCGGTGCCTTCGATCTACGCCATCGGTGACGTGACCAACCGGGTGCAGCTGACGCCCGTGGCAATCCGTGAGGGCATGGCGTTTGTGGAAACGGTCTTCAAAGGCAACCCCACGCCCATTGACCACGATTTAATCCCTTCAGCAGTTTTCACACAGCCGGAACTGGGCACCGTGGGGCTGACCGAAGAGGAGGCGCGCGAGATCGAACCGGTCGAGATTTACTGCACCTCGTTCAAACCCATGAACCACGCATTCGCCGGGCGGGATGACAGAGTGTTGATGAAACTTGTGGTTAGCGTCGAAACGCGCAAGGTTCTGGGATGTCACATCGTCGCAGATCACGCAGGTGAAATGATCCAATTGGCTGGAATTGCTGTTAAGATGGGTGCGACAAAGGAAGATTTCGACCGCACGGTTGCAGTTCACCCCACAATGGCCGAAGAACTGGTGACAATGAAGGAACCGATGCGTACCGCTTGATTTCGAAAGATCAAGGCACACATGGCATGGGGACAGCCCGCGATTTGGGATATCGCTGAAAGGAAGCATAGGAAACAATGGCAGGAAATAACGGTGGCCCTTGGGGCGGCGGTGGAAACAACGGCTCGGGCGGCAGAAATGATGATGACCGCGACAGCGGTGGTCGGAAACCTGGTAATGACGGTCCGAACATTCCCGAGATTGATGAGCTGGTAAACAAAGGCCGCGAACAGCTGCGCGTACTAATGGGCGGCGGCGGCGATGGCAGCGGGCGTTCAAGCGGCAGTGGCGGCGGTGGCCCGCAGGTCACACGCGGTATGGTTGGCCTTGGTATGATTGTTGCCCTCATTGCTTGGCTGGGTGCGTCTTTCTACACCGTGCGCCCTGAAGAGAAATCAGTGGAACTTTTCTTGGGTGATTTCCTTGCCGTGGGTGAGCCGGGTTTGAACTTCGCGCCTTGGCCAGTCGTGACACGTGAAGTGCTCGCCGTGACAACCGAACGCAACATTGATATCGGCACCAGCCGTTCCGGTATGGACGCTGGTCTTATGCTGACCGGTGATGAAAACATCGTGGATATCGACTTTCAGGTTGTCTGGAACATCACGGACCCTCAGACATATCTCTTTAACCTGGCAAACCCGCCCCAAACGATTGAGGCGACAGCCGAGTCCGCGATGCGCGAGATCATCGCCCAATCCGATCTGGCCCCGATCCTCAACCGTGACCGGGGTGCGATTGCAGACCGTTTGCGCGATCTGATCCAGTCAACGTTGGATAGTTATAATTCCGGCGTGAACATCATCCGTGTTAATTTTGACGAAGCTAATCCGCCAGAGCCGGTCATCGCATCCTTCCGCGCGGTGCAAGACGCCGAGCAG is from Yoonia sp. GPGPB17 and encodes:
- a CDS encoding glutathione S-transferase family protein, which codes for MEKTLRLYYAPDNASLCVRLALEELSLPYDTVLVDRSVAAHKSEAYLALNPNGLIPVLDTPHGPLFETGAILMWLAETQDRLMPKQGTLDRMHALQWMIWLANTLHPSLRMMFYPTQYADDDPGPTRKMAATRVKSQMDLLCAAQTVDWLEDDHPSIHACYLAPMLRWAALYGGGDQWFDLNHWPRLYAFAKRFEARDSARKAAAAEGLGATPFSHPSPCHPPEGSAL
- the rpiA gene encoding ribose-5-phosphate isomerase RpiA — its product is MSREMSPIEKAKFVAAKQATEYVESGMRVGLGTGSTAEWLVQCLGEMVREEGLKIKGVPTSKRTGRLAEKVGIEVVTLEEAKWLDLTIDGTDEYDSDLTLIKGGGGAHLREKVVATASDQMIVIADASKKVDMLGAFPLPVEVIPFGLPVTKGLIEETLTGMDVLGREVTMRMKGEAPFVTDEGNFILDLHLKRIANPRQLSLVINQIPGVVENGLFIDICDVVIVGHGDGRVTTRDITNNTANVVRFDVLDDDNIFSDVAD
- the gorA gene encoding glutathione-disulfide reductase, with translation MTFDYDLFVIGGGSGGVRAARVASATGAKVALAEEYRMGGTCVIRGCVPKKLMVFASGYSEMFDDARAYGWDVQDGPFDWSKFSGQMNAELDRLEGIYRKLLDGSNVEIVDARASVKDPHTVVLSNGKEFTAKHILVATGGRPVIPDMPGAELGITSNEIFKLKELPKSILIVGGGYIASEFAGILNGLGVKVTQFYRGAQILRGFDDEARGLVAEGMRAKGVDLHLGTNIVEMRAATQEDRKGATHGVPMEDGRPVDLAEGANGKGIWVKATNGTEKVYDQVMFATGRAPNTDNMGLQAAGVTVGRRGEIEVDEYSQTAVPSIYAIGDVTNRVQLTPVAIREGMAFVETVFKGNPTPIDHDLIPSAVFTQPELGTVGLTEEEAREIEPVEIYCTSFKPMNHAFAGRDDRVLMKLVVSVETRKVLGCHIVADHAGEMIQLAGIAVKMGATKEDFDRTVAVHPTMAEELVTMKEPMRTA
- the hflK gene encoding FtsH protease activity modulator HflK, yielding MAGNNGGPWGGGGNNGSGGRNDDDRDSGGRKPGNDGPNIPEIDELVNKGREQLRVLMGGGGDGSGRSSGSGGGGPQVTRGMVGLGMIVALIAWLGASFYTVRPEEKSVELFLGDFLAVGEPGLNFAPWPVVTREVLAVTTERNIDIGTSRSGMDAGLMLTGDENIVDIDFQVVWNITDPQTYLFNLANPPQTIEATAESAMREIIAQSDLAPILNRDRGAIADRLRDLIQSTLDSYNSGVNIIRVNFDEANPPEPVIASFRAVQDAEQARIQVQNEADGYAARVVAEARGQAAQILEEAEGYRARVVNEAEGEASRFSAVLAEYEKAPDVTRKRLYLETMENVLGGVDIILLDEGEGAGNGVVPYLPLNDLRRTPTANAGGTN